A portion of the Pagrus major chromosome 8, Pma_NU_1.0 genome contains these proteins:
- the LOC141000886 gene encoding uncharacterized protein isoform X2: protein MGGNSPSHFSHEDGEGGGVTFVKGIRLSDKVINRMRESSKVVCPQLSQNDNPPPPSPETQTPTPVPAPSVEHLIPLLTSPPPPFIDPPPPQQAPSSPPSVEPPPPVKLVTPPPVKFHSLPPPSLEPAPPPPLAEPKTTPVMDPPPPPQEAPCAPEAPPPVEFHSLPQASVEPAGSPETPPLVDPVISAPTPPPQGAPSTPVSAEAPPPLVFHSLPPSSVELAPPPPLVEPITTPPTDLLVSAPPPPPPPQEAPSPPVSAEAPPPVVFHSLPPSSVELAPPPPLVEPITTPPADLLVSAPPPSPPPQEAPSTPPSVEASPVIEFQTLPPTSLEPAAPPVTPPVPDPVVSTPSTPSPQVEAPVAPESPPLPPPPAVVEPVVLPPVESFVPPPEAPSTPSVAEPVFLPPPVEAPAAVAPTEPLASSLPSELVTPPPAIEPPAVALSVEPLEPVVLSTAPVETLQPPPVVESTPVEPITPPCPVDSAPVEVLPPPMETSLVELVAPPAAVEEVPPVVASLPPCELVPPPSEPVAAPSPAPELTIEEPPPPCHCLELAIVPTHAPVSEPLVEPLAPPPPPPDPAPPAEEPAITLSLPAAIEEEVPAVASVPPSAAALPVSPEVVEEELRVKIKDEMQKSLEEEISQRRLELQQHLEELRAQAHAEAAAAAQAQVEQQVKTTLESEKAAYTENLTEAIAKERLKTGDQRLMVQLYAHQLEEKERELLKRGALYKEHVAKLEAKCTEFYKVTAESFQKGKEETHNRFARVNIQPVCGDLQSQILKCYKENTGKTLSCSSIASAYMQCVDNAKKNKLSTGG, encoded by the exons ATGGGGGGAAACAGCCCGAGTCACTTCTCTCATGAGGATGGAGAAGGCGGAGGAGTCACTTTTGTGAAGGGCATTCGG CTCTCAGACAAAGTCATCAATCGGATGAGAGAGTCTTCAAAGGTCGTCTGTCCTCAGCTCTCACAGAATGACaatcctcctccaccctcacctgaaacacaaaccCCCACCCCAGTTCCCGCCCCTTCTGTCGAACACTTAATACCTCTGCTgacctctcctccacctcccttcatcgaccctccacctcctcagcaAGCCCCATCCTCACCTCCATCGGTGGAACCTCCTCCTCCCGTAAAGCTCgtcactcctcctcctgtgaagtttcactctctccctcctccttctttggagcctgcacctcctcctccacttgcAGAGCCAAAAACTACACCTGTAATGGaccctcccccacctcctcagGAAGCCCCATGCGCACCTGAGGCTCCTCCACCTGTAGAGTTTCACTCCCTTCCTCAAGCCTCTGTGGAGCCTGCAGGCTCACCAGAAACTCCACCTCTAGTCGACCCTGTTATCTCAGCCCCCACTCCACCTCCTCAGGGAGCACCATCCACACCTGTGTCAGCAGAGGCCCCTCCGCCTCTAGTGtttcactctctccctccttcctctgtgGAGCTTGCACCCCCACCTCCACTTGTAGAGCCAATAACTACACCTCCAACCGACCTTCTTGTCTCagccccccctccacctccacctcctcaggAAGCCCCATCCCCACCTGTGTCAGCAGAGGCCCCGCCGCCTGTAGTGtttcactctctccctccttcctctgtgGAGCTTGCACCCCCACCTCCACTTGTAGAGCCAATAACTACACCTCCAGCCGACCTTCTTGTCTCAGCCCcacctccatctccacctcctcagGAAGCCCCATCCACACCTCCATCAGTGGAAGCATCTCCTGTTATAGAGTTTCAAACCCTTCCTCCTACCTCCCTGGAGCCTGCAGCCCCACCAGTAACTCCACCTGTACCCGACCCTGTTGTCTCAACTCCATCTACACCTTCTCCACAAGTAGAAGCACCTGTGGCACCTgaatctcctcctcttcctcctccacctgctgtagTGGAGCCAGTAGTCCTACCTCCTGTTGAGTCCTTCGTTCCACCACCAGAGGCCCCATCTACACCGTCAGTAGCAGAACCTGTTTTCCTACCTCCACCTGTGGAGGCACCAGCAGCTGTTGCTCCAACTGAACCTCTCGCTTCATCTCTGCCTTCTGAACTTGTGACACCTCCACCTGCTATTGAACCTCCTGCTGTAGCTCTCTCTGTTGAACCTCTTGAACCTGTTGTCCTGTCGACTGCACCGGTGGAAACACTCCAACCTCCACCCGTTGTTGAATCTACACCAGTTGAACCAATAACCCCACCCTGTCCTGTTGATTCAGCTCCAGTTGAAGTATTACCACCGCCGATGGAGACGTCTCTTGTTGAGCTTgtagctccacctgctgcagtTGAGGAAGTGCCTCCAGTGGTGGCTTCACTGCCTCCATGTGAGCTGGTTCCACCTCCATCAGAGCCTGTAGCAGCACCCTCTCCTGCTCCAGAGCTCACTATTGAAGAGCCTCCACCGCCCTGTCACTGTCTGGAGTTGGCTATCGTACCCACACATGCACCTGTGAGCGAACCTCTCGTCGAGCCTCTagcaccacctccacctccacctgatCCAGCACCGCCTGCTGAGGAGCCCGCCATCACCCTGTCTTTGCCCGCGGCCATTGAGGAAGAAGTACCTGCTGTCGCTTCAGTGCCACCATCTGCAGCAG CTCTGCCTGTTTCTCCTGAAGTGGTGGAGGAAGAGTTGAGGGTGAAGATCAAAGACGAGATGCAGAAGAGTCTGGAGGAGGAAATCAGCCAGAGGAggctggagctgcagcagca TCTGGAGGAGTTGAGGGCTCAGGCTCATGCAGAGgccgcagcagcagctcaggctcaggtggagcagcaggtgAAGACGACGCTGGAGTCAGAGAAGGCGGCGTACACCGAGAACCTGACGGAGGCCATCGCAAAGGAGCGGCTGAAGACAGGAGATCAGAGGCTCATGGTGCAGCTTTAT GCTCATCaactggaggagaaggagagagaattACTGAAACGAGGCGCTCTCTACAAGGAACACGTCGCAAAACTTGAGGCAAAG TGCACTGAGTTTTACAAAGTGACTGCTGAGAGCTTCCAGAAGGGCAAAGAGGAGACGCACAACCGTTTTGC gcgTGTCAATATCCAGCCCGTCTGTGGTGACTTGCAGAGTCAGATTTTGAAATGCTACAAGGAGAACACAGGAAAGACTCTGTCCTGTTCGAGTATCGCCTCGGCCTACATGCAGTGTGTGGACAACGCCAAGAAG AATAAACTGAGCACTGGAGGTTAA
- the LOC141000886 gene encoding uncharacterized protein isoform X1 yields the protein MGGNSPSHFSHEDGEGGGVTFVKGIRLSDKVINRMRESSKVVCPQLSQNDNPPPPSPETQTPTPVPAPSVEHLIPLLTSPPPPFIDPPPPQQAPSSPPSVEPPPPVKLVTPPPVKFHSLPPPSLEPAPPPPLAEPKTTPVMDPPPPPQEAPCAPEAPPPVEFHSLPQASVEPAGSPETPPLVDPVISAPTPPPQGAPSTPVSAEAPPPLVFHSLPPSSVELAPPPPLVEPITTPPTDLLVSAPPPPPPPQEAPSPPVSAEAPPPVVFHSLPPSSVELAPPPPLVEPITTPPADLLVSAPPPSPPPQEAPSTPPSVEASPVIEFQTLPPTSLEPAAPPVTPPVPDPVVSTPSTPSPQVEAPVAPESPPLPPPPAVVEPVVLPPVESFVPPPEAPSTPSVAEPVFLPPPVEAPAAVAPTEPLASSLPSELVTPPPAIEPPAVALSVEPLEPVVLSTAPVETLQPPPVVESTPVEPITPPCPVDSAPVEVLPPPMETSLVELVAPPAAVEEVPPVVASLPPCELVPPPSEPVAAPSPAPELTIEEPPPPCHCLELAIVPTHAPVSEPLVEPLAPPPPPPDPAPPAEEPAITLSLPAAIEEEVPAVASVPPSAAALPVSPEVVEEELRVKIKDEMQKSLEEEISQRRLELQQHLEELRAQAHAEAAAAAQAQVEQQVKTTLESEKAAYTENLTEAIAKERLKTGDQRLMVQLYWMEVKAHQLEEKERELLKRGALYKEHVAKLEAKCTEFYKVTAESFQKGKEETHNRFARVNIQPVCGDLQSQILKCYKENTGKTLSCSSIASAYMQCVDNAKKNKLSTGG from the exons ATGGGGGGAAACAGCCCGAGTCACTTCTCTCATGAGGATGGAGAAGGCGGAGGAGTCACTTTTGTGAAGGGCATTCGG CTCTCAGACAAAGTCATCAATCGGATGAGAGAGTCTTCAAAGGTCGTCTGTCCTCAGCTCTCACAGAATGACaatcctcctccaccctcacctgaaacacaaaccCCCACCCCAGTTCCCGCCCCTTCTGTCGAACACTTAATACCTCTGCTgacctctcctccacctcccttcatcgaccctccacctcctcagcaAGCCCCATCCTCACCTCCATCGGTGGAACCTCCTCCTCCCGTAAAGCTCgtcactcctcctcctgtgaagtttcactctctccctcctccttctttggagcctgcacctcctcctccacttgcAGAGCCAAAAACTACACCTGTAATGGaccctcccccacctcctcagGAAGCCCCATGCGCACCTGAGGCTCCTCCACCTGTAGAGTTTCACTCCCTTCCTCAAGCCTCTGTGGAGCCTGCAGGCTCACCAGAAACTCCACCTCTAGTCGACCCTGTTATCTCAGCCCCCACTCCACCTCCTCAGGGAGCACCATCCACACCTGTGTCAGCAGAGGCCCCTCCGCCTCTAGTGtttcactctctccctccttcctctgtgGAGCTTGCACCCCCACCTCCACTTGTAGAGCCAATAACTACACCTCCAACCGACCTTCTTGTCTCagccccccctccacctccacctcctcaggAAGCCCCATCCCCACCTGTGTCAGCAGAGGCCCCGCCGCCTGTAGTGtttcactctctccctccttcctctgtgGAGCTTGCACCCCCACCTCCACTTGTAGAGCCAATAACTACACCTCCAGCCGACCTTCTTGTCTCAGCCCcacctccatctccacctcctcagGAAGCCCCATCCACACCTCCATCAGTGGAAGCATCTCCTGTTATAGAGTTTCAAACCCTTCCTCCTACCTCCCTGGAGCCTGCAGCCCCACCAGTAACTCCACCTGTACCCGACCCTGTTGTCTCAACTCCATCTACACCTTCTCCACAAGTAGAAGCACCTGTGGCACCTgaatctcctcctcttcctcctccacctgctgtagTGGAGCCAGTAGTCCTACCTCCTGTTGAGTCCTTCGTTCCACCACCAGAGGCCCCATCTACACCGTCAGTAGCAGAACCTGTTTTCCTACCTCCACCTGTGGAGGCACCAGCAGCTGTTGCTCCAACTGAACCTCTCGCTTCATCTCTGCCTTCTGAACTTGTGACACCTCCACCTGCTATTGAACCTCCTGCTGTAGCTCTCTCTGTTGAACCTCTTGAACCTGTTGTCCTGTCGACTGCACCGGTGGAAACACTCCAACCTCCACCCGTTGTTGAATCTACACCAGTTGAACCAATAACCCCACCCTGTCCTGTTGATTCAGCTCCAGTTGAAGTATTACCACCGCCGATGGAGACGTCTCTTGTTGAGCTTgtagctccacctgctgcagtTGAGGAAGTGCCTCCAGTGGTGGCTTCACTGCCTCCATGTGAGCTGGTTCCACCTCCATCAGAGCCTGTAGCAGCACCCTCTCCTGCTCCAGAGCTCACTATTGAAGAGCCTCCACCGCCCTGTCACTGTCTGGAGTTGGCTATCGTACCCACACATGCACCTGTGAGCGAACCTCTCGTCGAGCCTCTagcaccacctccacctccacctgatCCAGCACCGCCTGCTGAGGAGCCCGCCATCACCCTGTCTTTGCCCGCGGCCATTGAGGAAGAAGTACCTGCTGTCGCTTCAGTGCCACCATCTGCAGCAG CTCTGCCTGTTTCTCCTGAAGTGGTGGAGGAAGAGTTGAGGGTGAAGATCAAAGACGAGATGCAGAAGAGTCTGGAGGAGGAAATCAGCCAGAGGAggctggagctgcagcagca TCTGGAGGAGTTGAGGGCTCAGGCTCATGCAGAGgccgcagcagcagctcaggctcaggtggagcagcaggtgAAGACGACGCTGGAGTCAGAGAAGGCGGCGTACACCGAGAACCTGACGGAGGCCATCGCAAAGGAGCGGCTGAAGACAGGAGATCAGAGGCTCATGGTGCAGCTTTAT TGGATGGAGGTGAAG GCTCATCaactggaggagaaggagagagaattACTGAAACGAGGCGCTCTCTACAAGGAACACGTCGCAAAACTTGAGGCAAAG TGCACTGAGTTTTACAAAGTGACTGCTGAGAGCTTCCAGAAGGGCAAAGAGGAGACGCACAACCGTTTTGC gcgTGTCAATATCCAGCCCGTCTGTGGTGACTTGCAGAGTCAGATTTTGAAATGCTACAAGGAGAACACAGGAAAGACTCTGTCCTGTTCGAGTATCGCCTCGGCCTACATGCAGTGTGTGGACAACGCCAAGAAG AATAAACTGAGCACTGGAGGTTAA
- the slc35b4 gene encoding UDP-xylose and UDP-N-acetylglucosamine transporter, which translates to MGTSFAIGLVFIGCCSNVVSLELLVREFPGCGNIVTFAQFLFIALEGFIFEANFGRKKSAIPVRNYVIMVTMFFTVSVINNYALNFNIAMPLHMIFRSGSLIANMILGIIILKKRYSTSKYLSIALVSAGIFICTIMSAKQVNVANEGSEEQGFYAVMHWLIGIGMLTFALLMSARMGIFQETLYKQYGKHSKEALFYNHCLPLPGFLLLSTNIYNHAVYFSQSTPVVVPEIGLKVPIMWVYLLVNVITQYVCIRGVFILTTECASLTVTLVVTLRKFLSLIFSILYFQNPFTTWHWVGTAVVFLGTLLYTEVHSSIHAALRGPSVKEKKAE; encoded by the exons ATGGGGACATCTTTTGCCATTGGTCTTGTCTTTATCGGATGCTGTAGCAATGTGGTGTCTCTGGAGCTGCTTGTAAG AGAGTTTCCAGGATGCGGCAACATCGTCACCTTCGCCCAGTTTCTATTCATTGCATTAGAAGGTTTCATCTTTGAAGCAAACTTTGGGAGGAAGAAATCAGCAATCCCTGtaag AAACTATGTGATCATGGTGACCATGTTCTTCACAGTCAGTGTGATCAACAACTACGCTCTCAACTTCAACATCGCCATGCCGCTACACATGATCTTCAGATCA gGGTCACTGATTGCAAACATGATCCTGGGAATAATAATCCTGAAGAAAAG GTATTCAACAAGTAAATACCTGTCAATAGCTTTAGTTTCAGCTGGCATCTTCATCTGCACCATCATGTCTGCCAAACAAGTG AATGTGGCCAATGAGGGATCAGAAGAGCAAGGCTTTTATGCTGTCATGCACTGGTTGATAG GTATTGGCATGTTGACCTTTGCTCTGCTGATGTCTGCGAGGATGGGTATTTTCCAAGAGACGCTGTACAAGCAGTATGGAAAACACTCTAAGGAGGCTCTCTTCTATAAT cACTGCCTACCTCTGCCGggcttcctgctgctctccacAAACATCTACAACCACGCTGTCTACTTCAGTCAAAGCA CTCCTGTCGTTGTTCCTGAAATTGGACTGAAGGTGCCGATAATGTGGGTCTACCTGCTGGTCAACGTCATCACACA ATATGTGTGTATCCGCGGTGTGTTCATTCTGACCACAGAGTGCGCCTCGCTGACCGTCACTCTGGTAGTGACTCTGAGGAAGTTCCTCAGCCTCATTTTTTCCATCCTTTACTTCCAAAACCCCTTTACTACCTGGCACTGGGTGGGCACGGCTGTGGTCTTCCTGGGAACTCTGCTGTACACGGAGGTGCACAGCAGCATACATGCGGCACTGCGTGGACCCAGTGTCAAGGAGAAGAAGgcagagtga
- the golt1bb gene encoding golgi transport 1Bb — MISLTDSQKIGMGLTGFGVFFLFFGMMLFFDKALLAIGNILFVSGLSFVIGLERTFRFFFQRHKAKATTFFLGGVFIVLIGWPIIGVVLEIYGFFLLFRGFFPVAVGFIRRVPVLGVLLSLPGISSLVDKIGESNNMV, encoded by the exons aTGATTTCACTCACGGATTCACAAA AAATTGGGATGGGGCTGACAGGGTTcggtgtgtttttcctcttctttggGATGATGCTGTTTTTTGATAAAGCTCTCCTCGCCATTGGAAAT ATTCTGTTTGTCTCAGGCCTTTCCTTCGTCATCGGCCTGGAGCGAACGTTCAGATTCTTCTTCCAGAGACACAAAGCGAAAGCCACCACCTTCTTCCTGGGAGGAGTGTTTATTGTTCTGATCGGCTGGCCGATCATTGGAGTCGTTCTGGAGATCTACGGGTTCTTCCTCTTATTCAG GGGATTCTTCCCGGTGGCAGTCGGCTTCATCAGACGAGTTCCAGTGCTCGGCGTTTTGCTCAGCTTACCAGGGATCAGTTCA ctggtGGATAAGATTGGGGAGAGCAACAATATGGTATAA
- the LOC141000944 gene encoding spexin prohormone 1-like: MFYCNFYKLFFFSVTFQRRNWTPQAILYLKGAQGHRSVLERTNREEGDTLHSVSHSLNSDGRGLSLSSILLELLQRAVEEGGGNPDKYSDEQELDLNYF; this comes from the exons ATGTTTTACTGTAACTTTT acaaactgtttttcttttctgtcacttttcagCGGAGAAACTGGACTCCTCAGGCCATCTTATACCTGAAGGGAGCAC AGGGACACCGCTCAGTGTTGGAGCGCACcaacagagaggaaggagacacTTTACATTCAG TGAGTCACAGCCTGAACAGTGATGGACGCGGGTTGTCTTTGTCATCGATTcttctggagctgctgcagcgagCCGTGGAAGAAG GTGGAGGCAATCCAGACAAATACTCAGACGAACAAGAACTTGATTTGAACTATTTTTGA
- the ldhbb gene encoding L-lactate dehydrogenase B-B chain isoform X2, which produces MLITWWYLYLAARSIAEKSLKMASILQKLITPLFSGPPEPPRNKVTVVGVGQVGMACAVSILLRELADELALVDVMEDKLKGEMMDLQHGSLFLKTPKIVADKDYSVTANSRIVVVTAGVRQQEGESRLNLVQRNVNIFKHIVPQIVRYSPDCIIIVVSNPVDVLTYVTWKLSGLPKHRVIGSGTNLDSARFRFLMADKLGIHASSFNGWILGEHGDTSVPVWSGTNVAGVNLQTLNPDIGTDCDDENWKETHKMVVDSAYEVIKLKGYTNWAIGLSVADLTESLIRNMNRIHPVSTMVQGMYGISDQVYLSLPCVLNSRGVSSVVNMTLTDDEVAQLQASANTLWDIQKDLQDI; this is translated from the exons ATGCTGATCACATGGTGGTATTTATACCTCGCAGCTCGGAGCATCGCAGAGAAAT caCTGAAAATGGCCTCAATCCTGCAGAAGCTGATCACCCCGCTGTTCAGTGGTCCTCCTGAGCCCCCCAGGAATAAAGTGACAGTGGTGGGCGTGGGCCAGGTTGGCATGGCCTGTGCTGTCAGCATCCTGCTCAGG GAGCTGGCTGATGAACTGGCCCTGGTGGATGTAATGGAGGACAAGCTGAAAGGAGAGATGATGGACCTGCAGCACGGCAGCCTCTTCCTCAAAACACCCAAAATAGTCGCAGACAAAG ACTACTCTGTGACAGCAAACTCCCGCATCGTGGTGGTGACGGCAGGAGTCCGtcagcaggagggagagagccGGCTGAACCTCGTCCAGAGAAACGTCAACATCTTTAAACACATCGTCCCTCAGATCGTCAGATACAGCCCCGACTGCATCATCATCGTGGTTTCCAACCCAG TCGATGTGCTGACTTATGTGACCTGGAAACTGAGCGGCCTTCCCAAGCACCGCGTCATCGGCAGCGGCACCAACTTGGACTCGGCACGCTTCCGCTTCCTGATGGCCGACAAACTGGGAATCCACGCCAGCAGCTTCAACGGCTGGATCCTGGGAGAGCATGGAGACACCAGCG TGCCTGTGTGGAGCGGGACAAACGTGGCTGGAGTCAACCTGCAGACGTTAAACCCGGACATCGGCACCGACTGCGACGATGAGAACTGGAAGGAAACCCACAAGATGGTGGTGGACAG TGCGTACGAGGTGATCAAACTGAAGGGTTACACCAACTGGGCCATCGGTCTGAGTGTAGCTGACCTGACAGAGAGCCTCATCAGGAACATGAACAGGATTCATCCAGTTTCCACCATGGTGCAG GGCATGTATGGAATCAGTGACCAGGTGTATCTGAGTCTGCCCTGCGTGCTGAACAGCAGAGGCGTGTCCAGCGTGGTCAACATGACCCTGACAGATGACGAGGTGGCTCAACTGCAGGCCAGCGCCAACACGCTGTGGGACATCCAGAAGGACCTGCAGGACATCTAA
- the ldhbb gene encoding L-lactate dehydrogenase B-B chain isoform X1: MASILQKLITPLFSGPPEPPRNKVTVVGVGQVGMACAVSILLRELADELALVDVMEDKLKGEMMDLQHGSLFLKTPKIVADKVDVLTYVTWKLSGLPKHRVIGSGTNLDSARFRFLMADKLGIHASSFNGWILGEHGDTSVPVWSGTNVAGVNLQTLNPDIGTDCDDENWKETHKMVVDSAYEVIKLKGYTNWAIGLSVADLTESLIRNMNRIHPVSTMVQGMYGISDQVYLSLPCVLNSRGVSSVVNMTLTDDEVAQLQASANTLWDIQKDLQDI; this comes from the exons ATGGCCTCAATCCTGCAGAAGCTGATCACCCCGCTGTTCAGTGGTCCTCCTGAGCCCCCCAGGAATAAAGTGACAGTGGTGGGCGTGGGCCAGGTTGGCATGGCCTGTGCTGTCAGCATCCTGCTCAGG GAGCTGGCTGATGAACTGGCCCTGGTGGATGTAATGGAGGACAAGCTGAAAGGAGAGATGATGGACCTGCAGCACGGCAGCCTCTTCCTCAAAACACCCAAAATAGTCGCAGACAAAG TCGATGTGCTGACTTATGTGACCTGGAAACTGAGCGGCCTTCCCAAGCACCGCGTCATCGGCAGCGGCACCAACTTGGACTCGGCACGCTTCCGCTTCCTGATGGCCGACAAACTGGGAATCCACGCCAGCAGCTTCAACGGCTGGATCCTGGGAGAGCATGGAGACACCAGCG TGCCTGTGTGGAGCGGGACAAACGTGGCTGGAGTCAACCTGCAGACGTTAAACCCGGACATCGGCACCGACTGCGACGATGAGAACTGGAAGGAAACCCACAAGATGGTGGTGGACAG TGCGTACGAGGTGATCAAACTGAAGGGTTACACCAACTGGGCCATCGGTCTGAGTGTAGCTGACCTGACAGAGAGCCTCATCAGGAACATGAACAGGATTCATCCAGTTTCCACCATGGTGCAG GGCATGTATGGAATCAGTGACCAGGTGTATCTGAGTCTGCCCTGCGTGCTGAACAGCAGAGGCGTGTCCAGCGTGGTCAACATGACCCTGACAGATGACGAGGTGGCTCAACTGCAGGCCAGCGCCAACACGCTGTGGGACATCCAGAAGGACCTGCAGGACATCTAA